In the genome of Sebastes umbrosus isolate fSebUmb1 chromosome 14, fSebUmb1.pri, whole genome shotgun sequence, one region contains:
- the LOC119500991 gene encoding hemoglobin subunit beta-2-like, translated as MVEWTDFERSTIQDIFSKMEYEVVGPAALARCLVVYPWTQRYFGNFGNLYNASAIIGNPMVAKHGTTILHGLDRGVKNMDNIKATYAELSVLHSEKLHVDPDNFRLLSDCLTIVVAGRLGDAFNGEMQAAFQKFLTVVVSSLGRQYH; from the exons ATGGTTGAATGGACAGACTTCGAGCGCTCCACCATCCAGGACATCTTCTCCAAGATGGAGTATGAGGTCGTGGGCCCTGCAGCTCTTGCCAG GTGTCTGGTCGTCTACCCCTGGACTCAGAGGTATTTTGGTAACTTTGGAAACCTCTACAACGCTTCTGCTATCATTGGAAATCCAATGGTTGCTAAACACGGAACAACTATCCTCCACGGTCTGGACCGGGGAGTGAAGAACATGGACAACATCAAAGCGACCTACGCCGAGCTGAGCGTGCTGCACTCAGAGAAACTGCACGTGGACCCCGACAACTTCAGG CTCCTGTCTGACTGCCTGACCATTGTGGTTGCTGGTCGGTTGGGTGATGCCTTCAATGGTGAGATGCAGGCAGCTTTCCAGAAGTTCCTGACCGTGGTGGTGTCCTCTCTGGGAAGGCAGTACCACTAG
- the LOC119500992 gene encoding hemoglobin embryonic subunit alpha-like, whose product MTSLTAKDKDTVRDFWGKISGKAGDIGTDAVARMLVVYPQTKTYFAHWKDQSPNSPSAKKHGMTVMAGVADAVTKIDDLKGGLLNLSELHAFTLRVDPANFKILSHCILVVMATMFPTEFTPEVHVAIDKFLAALALALSEKYR is encoded by the exons ATGACCAGTCTCACTGCTAAGGACAAGGACACAGTCAGAGACTTCTGGGGTAAGATTTCTGGAAAGGCGGGGGACATCGGCACCGATGCTGTGGCCAG GATGCTGGTGGTGTACCCACAGACCAAGACTTACTTCGCCCACTGGAAGGACCAGAGCCCCAATTCTCCCTCTGCGAAGAAGCACGGGATGACTGTGATGGCTGGAGTTGCAGATGCTGTGACCAAAATTGACGACCTGAAAGGAGGTCTTCTGAACCTCAGTGAGCTGCATGCCTTCACTCTGCGTGTGGACCCTGCCAACTTCAAG ATCCTCTCCCACTGCATCCTTGTGGTCATGGCCACCATGTTCCCCACCGAGTTCACCCCTGAGGTCCATGTGGCCATCGACAAGTTCCTGGCTGCTCTGGCTCTGGCCCTGTCTGAGAAGTACCGATAA
- the LOC119500987 gene encoding hemoglobin subunit beta-2-like isoform X2, whose protein sequence is MVEWTDFERAAIKDIFSKMEYDVVGPESLTRCLIVYPWTQRYFGNFGNLYNAAAIMGNAMVAKHGTTILHGLDRGVKNMDNMKATYAELSVLHSEKLHVDPDNFRLLSDCLTIVVAGRLGNAFTGENQAAFQKFLSVVVASLGRQYH, encoded by the exons ATGGTTGAGTGGACAGACTTCGAGCGCGCAGCCATCAAGGACATCTTCTCCAAGATGGAGTATGATGTGGTGGGCCCTGAATCTCTCACCAG GTGCCTGATCGTCTACCCCTGGACTCAGAGGTATTTCGGCAACTTTGGAAACCTCTACAACGCAGCTGCCATCATGGGAAATGCAATGGTGGCAAAGCACGGAACCACTATCCTCCACGGTCTGGACCGGGGAGTGAAGAACATGGACAACATGAAGGCGACCTACGCCGAGCTGAGCGTGCTGCACTCAGAGAAACTGCACGTGGACCCCGACAACTTCAGG CTCCTGTCTGACTGCCTGACCATTGTGGTTGCTGGTCGGTTGGGTAATGCCTTCACTGGTGAAAATCAGGCAGCTTTCCAGAAGTTCCTGTCCGTGGTGGTGGCCTCTCTGGGAAGGCAGTACCACTAG
- the LOC119500999 gene encoding hemoglobin subunit alpha-2-like, with translation MSLSVTDKETVRDFWNKVSGKAEDIGNDALCRMLVVYPQTKTYFSHWADLNPGSAQVRKHGSTVMGGIGRAVTKIDDLNAGLLNMSELHAFTLRVDPANFKLLSHCMLVVLSIMFPVEFTPEAHVSMDKFLAAVARALSEKYR, from the exons ATGAGTCTCTCAGTCACGGACAAGGAAACAGTCAGGGATTTCTGGAATAAAGTGTCTGGCAAGGCAGAAGACATCGGCAACGATGCTCTGTGCAG GATGCTGGTGGTGTATCCGCAGACCAAGACTTACTTCTCCCACTGGGCGGACTTGAACCCCGGCTCTGCGCAGGTGAGGAAGCATGGATCGACTGTGATGGGTGGAATCGGAAGGGCTGTGACCAAAATCGACGACCTGAATGCTGGTCTTCTGAACATGAGTGAGCTGCATGCCTTCACTCTGCGTGTGGACCCTGCCAACTTCAAG CTCCTCTCTCACTGCATGCTTGTTGTCCTGTCCATCATGTTCCCCGTGGAGTTCACCCCTGAGGCCCATGTGTCCATGGACAAGTTCCTGGCTGCCGTGGCTCGTGCCCTGTCTGAAAAGTACAGATAA
- the LOC119500987 gene encoding hemoglobin subunit beta-2-like isoform X1 yields MVEWTDFERAAIKDIFSKMEYDVVGPESLTRCLIVYPWTQRYFGNFGNLYNAAAIMGNAMVAKHGTTILHGLDRGVKNMDNMKATYAELSVLHSEKLHVDPDNFRLLSECFTIVVAGRLGNAFTGEIQAAFQKFLNVVVASMGRQYH; encoded by the exons ATGGTTGAGTGGACAGACTTCGAGCGCGCAGCCATCAAGGACATCTTCTCCAAGATGGAGTATGATGTGGTGGGCCCTGAATCTCTCACCAG GTGCCTGATCGTCTACCCCTGGACTCAGAGGTATTTCGGCAACTTTGGAAACCTCTACAACGCAGCTGCCATCATGGGAAATGCAATGGTGGCAAAGCACGGAACCACTATCCTCCACGGTCTGGACCGGGGAGTGAAGAACATGGACAACATGAAGGCGACCTACGCCGAGCTGAGCGTGCTGCACTCAGAGAAACTGCACGTGGACCCCGACAACTTCAGG CTCCTGTCTGAATGCTTTACCATTGTGGTTGCTGGTCGGTTGGGTAATGCCTTCACTGGTGAGATACAGGCAGCTTTCCAGAAGTTCCTGAACGTGGTGGTGGCCTCTATGGGAAGGCAGTACCACTAG